In Leucobacter sp. CX169, a single genomic region encodes these proteins:
- a CDS encoding aldo/keto reductase, translated as MTRPVEVRPGSLADVPRRRIGHSDIVIPPVALGTSVFGWTMDRPTSVAVLDHYVDVGGEFIDTADNYAAGMSETMIGNWMRARRARDRVTLATKVGRGSEFPGLGRAAIHGAVDASLERLGTDHVDVLYFHIEDRAVPLEDSLAAAHELIQAGKVRVLGASNFSGARLVEARVLSAMGLPRFETIQEHYNLMHREEYEADISLAAGSQGLGVLPHYALAHGFLGGAYRRRADGIGNARRARAGQYLNRRGLRVLSVLDRISAQRGVSTARIALAWLLARPGVVAPVVSADSLVHVDELAAATTLLLDPEEIADLDRVSAPERRRNRELNRQVD; from the coding sequence GTGACGCGCCCGGTAGAGGTGCGTCCCGGAAGTCTGGCCGATGTTCCCCGTCGTCGCATCGGTCACTCCGATATCGTGATCCCTCCCGTGGCGCTCGGGACGAGCGTGTTCGGGTGGACGATGGATCGCCCTACGAGCGTCGCGGTGCTTGACCACTACGTCGACGTCGGCGGAGAGTTCATCGACACTGCCGATAACTACGCCGCCGGGATGTCCGAGACGATGATCGGCAATTGGATGCGCGCCCGCCGCGCCCGAGACCGCGTCACCCTCGCCACCAAGGTGGGTCGGGGGAGCGAGTTCCCCGGACTGGGCCGCGCGGCCATTCACGGTGCCGTCGACGCCTCGCTCGAGCGCCTGGGCACGGATCACGTGGACGTGCTCTACTTCCACATCGAGGATCGGGCAGTGCCGCTCGAGGACTCGCTGGCTGCCGCGCATGAGCTGATCCAGGCGGGCAAGGTGCGAGTGCTCGGCGCCTCCAACTTCTCGGGCGCCCGACTGGTCGAGGCGAGGGTGCTCTCGGCGATGGGCCTGCCCCGCTTCGAAACGATTCAAGAGCACTACAACTTGATGCACCGCGAGGAATACGAGGCAGACATCTCCCTCGCGGCGGGCTCGCAGGGGCTTGGCGTGCTGCCCCACTACGCTCTGGCACACGGTTTTCTCGGCGGCGCGTATCGTCGCCGCGCAGATGGGATTGGCAATGCCCGGCGTGCCCGCGCGGGACAGTATCTCAACCGGCGCGGCCTCCGCGTGCTCTCCGTGCTCGATCGCATCTCCGCGCAACGCGGAGTGTCCACCGCCCGCATCGCGCTCGCGTGGCTGCTGGCCCGCCCTGGCGTCGTTGCCCCCGTCGTGAGCGCCGATTCGCTCGTGCATGTCGACGAGTTGGCGGCCGCGACGACCCTGCTGCTCGACCCTGAGGAGATCGCCGATCTCGACCGCGTGAGCGCGCCTGAACGACGCCGCAATCGAGAGCTGAACCGCCAGGTCGACTAG
- a CDS encoding polyribonucleotide nucleotidyltransferase has protein sequence MEGPEIKFAEAVLDNGKYGKRTIRFETGRLAQQAQGAVAAYLDEETMLLSATSASKQPKDHFDFFPLTIDVEERSYAAGKIPGSFFRREGRPSTEAILVCRLIDRPLRPSFVAGLRNEVQVVITVLSIAPGEFYDALAINAASASTQISGLPFSGPIAGVRLALIGTQWVAFPNVEQLSEAVFDLVVAGRVVTDAQGNEDVAIMMVEAEATEHSWELIRGGATKPNEAVVAEGLDAAKPFIAQLVKAQSELAAQSAKEIAFYPVFPPYSDETLAAVDALAREELAPIYLIADKQERQNADDALKARVKEAIAAKVEAGELPADANNQVSAAYKSVTKDIVRGRVLAEGVRMDGRGLSDIRALDAEVQVIPRVHGSAIFQRGETQILGVTTLNMLKMEQQIDSLSPIKSKRYLHHYNFPPYSTGETGRVGSPKRREIGHGFLAERALVPVLPSREEFPYAIRQVSEALSSNGSTSMGSVCASTLSLLNAGVPLRAPVAGIAMGLVSDQHNGETRYAALTDILGAEDALGDMDFKVAGTSEFITAIQLDTKLDGLPSDVLKGALAQAHEARLTILDVLNQAIDAPDEMAPTAPRVITVNIPVDKIGELIGPKGKTINGIQDETGADISIDDDGTVYIGAVDGPAAEAARAAVNAIANPQNPEVGEQYLGTVVKNATFGAFISLLPGKDGLLHISEVRKLAGGKRVENVDDVLSIGQKILVVITKVDDRGKLSLAPVLEEAAAEEAAAE, from the coding sequence GTGGAGGGTCCTGAAATCAAGTTCGCCGAGGCAGTCCTCGACAACGGCAAGTACGGAAAGCGGACGATCCGCTTCGAGACTGGCCGTCTCGCGCAGCAGGCACAGGGTGCCGTCGCTGCGTACCTGGATGAGGAGACGATGCTCCTCTCCGCTACCAGCGCATCGAAGCAGCCGAAGGATCACTTCGACTTCTTCCCGCTGACGATTGACGTCGAAGAGCGTTCGTACGCCGCCGGCAAGATCCCCGGCTCGTTCTTCCGCCGCGAGGGCCGCCCCTCGACCGAGGCGATCCTGGTCTGCCGCCTGATCGACCGGCCGCTGCGCCCGTCGTTCGTCGCCGGCCTCCGCAACGAGGTTCAGGTTGTCATCACCGTGCTGTCGATCGCCCCGGGCGAGTTCTACGACGCACTCGCGATCAACGCCGCCTCGGCGTCGACGCAGATCTCGGGCCTGCCCTTCTCCGGCCCCATTGCCGGCGTGCGTCTCGCACTGATCGGTACCCAGTGGGTCGCGTTCCCGAACGTTGAGCAGCTCTCGGAGGCCGTCTTCGACCTCGTCGTTGCGGGCCGCGTTGTCACCGACGCCCAGGGCAACGAAGACGTCGCGATCATGATGGTCGAGGCTGAGGCCACCGAGCACAGCTGGGAGCTCATCCGCGGCGGCGCAACCAAGCCCAACGAGGCCGTCGTCGCCGAGGGCCTGGACGCGGCAAAGCCGTTCATCGCGCAGCTCGTCAAGGCTCAGTCGGAGCTCGCCGCTCAGTCGGCGAAGGAGATCGCCTTCTACCCGGTGTTCCCGCCGTACTCGGACGAGACCCTCGCCGCCGTCGACGCCCTCGCCCGCGAGGAGCTTGCCCCGATCTACCTGATCGCCGACAAGCAGGAGCGCCAGAACGCTGACGACGCCCTGAAGGCGCGCGTCAAGGAGGCCATCGCGGCCAAGGTTGAGGCTGGCGAGCTGCCGGCAGACGCCAACAACCAGGTCTCCGCTGCGTACAAGAGCGTGACCAAGGACATCGTCCGCGGCCGCGTCCTCGCAGAGGGCGTTCGCATGGACGGCCGCGGCCTGAGCGACATCCGTGCGCTTGACGCCGAGGTCCAGGTCATCCCGCGCGTGCACGGTTCGGCTATCTTCCAGCGCGGCGAGACCCAGATCCTGGGTGTCACCACGCTGAACATGCTCAAGATGGAGCAGCAGATCGATTCGCTGTCGCCCATCAAGAGCAAGCGTTACCTGCACCACTACAACTTCCCGCCCTACTCGACCGGTGAGACCGGCCGCGTGGGCAGCCCGAAGCGTCGCGAGATTGGGCACGGCTTCCTCGCCGAGCGCGCCCTCGTGCCGGTGCTCCCGTCGCGCGAGGAATTCCCGTACGCCATCCGCCAGGTCTCCGAGGCGCTGAGCTCGAACGGCTCGACCTCGATGGGCTCGGTCTGCGCGTCGACCCTCTCGCTGCTCAACGCTGGTGTGCCGCTGCGCGCACCGGTCGCGGGCATCGCGATGGGTCTCGTGTCGGATCAGCACAATGGTGAGACCCGCTACGCGGCACTCACCGACATTCTCGGTGCTGAGGACGCGCTCGGCGACATGGACTTCAAGGTCGCCGGTACGTCGGAGTTCATCACGGCCATCCAGCTCGACACGAAGCTCGACGGACTTCCGTCCGACGTGCTGAAGGGCGCGCTGGCGCAGGCTCACGAGGCGCGCCTCACGATCCTTGACGTGCTGAACCAGGCAATCGACGCACCCGACGAGATGGCACCGACCGCGCCCCGCGTGATCACTGTGAACATCCCCGTCGACAAGATCGGTGAGCTGATCGGCCCCAAGGGCAAGACGATCAACGGTATCCAGGACGAGACCGGCGCCGACATCTCGATCGACGACGACGGCACCGTCTACATCGGTGCGGTCGACGGCCCGGCGGCTGAAGCGGCTCGCGCGGCGGTCAACGCCATCGCGAACCCGCAGAACCCCGAGGTCGGCGAGCAGTACCTCGGCACCGTTGTGAAGAACGCCACGTTCGGCGCCTTCATCTCGCTGCTGCCCGGTAAGGACGGCCTGCTGCACATCTCCGAGGTCCGCAAGCTTGCCGGTGGCAAGCGCGTGGAGAACGTGGACGACGTGCTCTCGATCGGTCAGAAGATCCTCGTGGTGATCACGAAGGTTGACGATCGTGGCAAGCTCTCGCTCGCCCCCGTGTTGGAGGAGGCCGCTGCCGAAGAGGCAGCAGCCGAGTAA
- the serA gene encoding phosphoglycerate dehydrogenase, giving the protein MSKPVVLIAEVLSPATISALGPDFEVVNVDGTDRPALLSALANADAILVRSATQVDAEAIAAAPKLKVVARAGVGLDNVDIKAATQAGVMVVNAPTSNIISAAELTVTHILGLARHLPRAHQSLSEGLWKRSSFTGIELYEKTVGIVGLGRIGALVAERLRGFGVELIAFDPYVTAARAQQLGVHLVSLEDLVARADFLTIHMPRTPETLGMIGAAELKAMKSTAYVVNVARGGLIDEAALAEALQAGEIAGAALDVFVQEPPADNSLTGLPNVNVTPHLGASTDEAQEKAGVSVAKSVRLALAGELVPDAVNVAGGAIDEYVRPGLPLTEKLGQVFAGLASGRITSLDVVVQGELQEHDVKVLQLAALKGLFAQIVSEPVSYVNAPLLAEQRGVAVRLITEAEAEDYRNVISLRGALEDGTQISVSGTLTGPKQIEKIVEVNGYDLELPFADHLIVFTYSDRPGIVAAYGGLLGEAGVNIAGLQIARDEKRGTALSVLSVDSPVSEELVAQLRTAIGTDEVRVVDLLGG; this is encoded by the coding sequence GTGTCGAAGCCGGTCGTGCTGATCGCCGAAGTACTTTCGCCCGCAACCATCTCGGCCCTTGGCCCAGATTTCGAGGTCGTGAACGTTGACGGAACCGACCGTCCGGCGCTCCTGTCGGCCCTCGCAAACGCGGATGCGATTCTCGTCCGCTCGGCGACCCAGGTCGACGCCGAGGCGATTGCCGCCGCCCCGAAGCTCAAGGTCGTGGCCCGCGCGGGCGTCGGTCTCGACAACGTTGACATCAAGGCGGCTACGCAGGCCGGTGTCATGGTGGTCAACGCACCCACCTCGAACATCATCAGCGCCGCCGAGCTGACGGTCACCCACATCCTGGGGCTGGCCCGCCACCTGCCGCGCGCGCACCAGTCGCTGTCTGAGGGCCTCTGGAAGCGCTCGTCGTTCACCGGCATTGAGCTGTACGAGAAGACCGTCGGCATCGTCGGCCTCGGCCGCATCGGCGCGCTCGTTGCAGAGCGCCTGCGCGGTTTCGGCGTCGAGCTCATCGCGTTTGACCCCTACGTGACGGCCGCCCGCGCCCAGCAGCTCGGCGTGCACCTCGTCTCCCTGGAAGACCTCGTCGCCCGCGCCGACTTCCTCACCATCCACATGCCCCGCACTCCCGAGACGCTCGGCATGATCGGTGCCGCGGAGCTCAAGGCAATGAAGTCGACCGCCTATGTCGTGAACGTCGCCCGCGGCGGCCTCATCGACGAGGCGGCCCTCGCCGAGGCGCTGCAGGCCGGCGAGATCGCCGGTGCCGCACTCGACGTCTTCGTGCAGGAGCCCCCGGCGGACAACAGCCTCACGGGCCTGCCCAACGTCAACGTGACCCCGCACCTCGGCGCCTCGACCGACGAGGCCCAGGAAAAGGCTGGCGTCTCGGTCGCGAAGTCGGTGCGCCTGGCGCTCGCCGGCGAGCTCGTCCCGGACGCCGTGAACGTCGCCGGCGGCGCGATCGACGAGTACGTCCGCCCCGGGTTGCCCCTCACGGAAAAGCTCGGTCAGGTCTTCGCCGGCCTCGCCTCGGGCCGGATCACCTCGCTCGACGTCGTCGTGCAGGGCGAATTGCAGGAACACGACGTCAAGGTGCTGCAGTTGGCCGCGCTCAAGGGCCTGTTCGCGCAGATCGTCAGCGAGCCGGTGTCGTACGTGAACGCCCCGCTGCTCGCGGAGCAGCGCGGCGTCGCGGTGCGGCTGATCACCGAGGCCGAGGCCGAGGACTACCGCAACGTGATCTCGCTCCGCGGTGCGCTGGAGGACGGCACGCAGATTTCGGTGTCGGGCACGCTGACCGGCCCGAAGCAGATCGAGAAGATCGTCGAGGTGAACGGGTACGACCTCGAGCTCCCGTTCGCCGACCACCTCATCGTGTTCACGTACTCGGATCGCCCCGGCATCGTGGCCGCCTATGGCGGGCTGCTCGGTGAGGCTGGCGTGAACATTGCCGGCCTGCAGATCGCACGGGATGAGAAGCGCGGCACCGCGCTCAGCGTCCTCTCGGTCGACTCGCCTGTTTCGGAGGAGCTCGTGGCTCAGCTGCGCACCGCGATCGGCACCGACGAGGTGCGCGTGGTCGACCTGCTCGGCGGCTAG
- a CDS encoding mechanosensitive ion channel family protein, which yields MTEPSRKKKVVRVKSAPKAEAPAGSPRAAKTESGGASGAGNGVTWAPTAEAKSQATRLRIFAWVAWVAAIGLEAWAIFGVLRQNPVTMWLLILLIVVIGTLAVTGSLLWKQANRLDPASREDSIRFFVQNQLGAIVTVIAFLPLIILIFLNKDMSGKQKALAGGLGIVVLLVAGFLGTSINPPSVEQYSAESNTIQQLTGEDLVFWTKSGTVFHVCADVPDVNKESQDGTIYSGTVADAHAANKDRLTKRWESEAVKYCGYTQEQVDAVLAGGDTAPTDEGTTPEETPSEAPAE from the coding sequence GTGACGGAGCCGTCAAGGAAGAAGAAGGTCGTCCGCGTCAAGTCAGCGCCGAAGGCCGAGGCCCCTGCGGGCTCGCCGCGTGCGGCGAAGACGGAGTCCGGCGGGGCGAGTGGCGCCGGGAACGGGGTCACCTGGGCGCCGACCGCGGAGGCAAAGTCGCAGGCGACGCGCCTGCGCATCTTCGCCTGGGTTGCCTGGGTCGCCGCCATTGGCCTCGAGGCCTGGGCCATCTTCGGCGTCCTACGCCAGAACCCCGTCACGATGTGGTTGCTCATTCTCCTCATCGTCGTGATTGGCACACTTGCCGTCACCGGCTCGCTGCTGTGGAAGCAGGCGAACCGACTCGACCCGGCGTCGCGAGAAGACTCGATTCGGTTCTTTGTGCAGAATCAGCTCGGCGCCATCGTGACAGTCATCGCGTTCCTGCCGCTCATCATCCTGATCTTCCTCAACAAGGACATGAGCGGCAAGCAGAAAGCGCTCGCGGGCGGGCTCGGCATCGTCGTGCTGCTCGTCGCTGGCTTCCTCGGCACCTCAATCAACCCGCCCTCGGTCGAGCAGTACTCGGCGGAGTCGAACACGATCCAGCAGCTCACGGGCGAGGACCTCGTGTTCTGGACTAAGTCCGGCACGGTCTTCCACGTCTGCGCCGACGTGCCCGACGTCAACAAGGAGTCGCAGGACGGCACGATCTACTCGGGCACCGTCGCCGACGCTCACGCCGCAAACAAGGATCGTCTCACCAAGCGGTGGGAGTCAGAGGCAGTGAAGTACTGCGGCTACACGCAGGAGCAGGTGGACGCCGTCCTCGCGGGCGGCGACACCGCCCCTACCGACGAGGGCACCACCCCGGAGGAAACCCCGAGCGAGGCACCCGCGGAGTAG